The following nucleotide sequence is from Barnesiella viscericola DSM 18177.
TCCTAACGACGAGGTTACACCTCCCGTAACGAATATATATTTAGTTTCCACGATAAAATATGGTTTATGTATTTACATTACAGAGCGCAAAATTAAGAAAAATAATCCACATACCGGCATAATGTATGCGGGAATATTTCTTCACAAGAGCCAAAGTCGCAGCTCTGTCTTTGCTCTCCTCATAAGACAGCAGGCTGCTCGAACGAAATAAATAAGAAAACGCTATTTTCATTTGCCTCTGCGCTTGCCATTCACTATCTTTGTTCCAAAATATCGGATAATTTCCGTCGGTTCAATTCGATATTACAAATATAATAGACACACAATAAGCCTATGAGTCCACGAATTACCGCTTTTCTCATTGGTCTACTCTCGGTAACCGCATCGTTGGCAACAGTCGTTGCTCCGGCCGACAGTACTATAATTACCACAGGAGACAGCATTGTGGCCGCCCCCTCCACCCCCGATTCGATTGCTCAACTTGCAACCGATAGCCTGGCCCTACCCCTCACGGCTCTCGACTCCATGCGCCTTCAACAGAAGGCCGACCAGAATTTACTCTCGCTCATCGAGACCGACACTACCGACCAAACCTTGCCGGTCATCAAGATGCTGCGCTTGCTCGAATATGCCGACAGCCTGAAAGCGGCCCAGGGCAACAACGAAATGCCGGTTAACCCCCTGTTTCTTCCCATCGTGTTCAAGGAACAGATGTCTACCCCGCTGCAACATATCTCCCTCCCTGACGACAATCCGTTCAAACCCAAGGAGTTAACCGTCGACGACTTGTGGCTGCAAAAGGAGACTCAGAGCGAGAAGACCCGGAACATGGCTCAGAACTACGTGATTGTCAATTACCCCAAGATGATTCGCTACAACCTCGACAATCTGCCCGAGGTTCCCAAACAATACATGATCGAAAACGACCCGGTAAAACATATCCTCTCGATTAAGGAGAAACCTTTGGTCATCAAGAACGATGTAGGAAAAGAGAATATCAAACTGAAACGGTGGATTGTCAATTTCCAGTCGTCGATACAGTTCTCGCAGGTATATGTATCGGAAAACTGGTACCAGGGTGGAACGAGCAACGTGAACCTACTGAGCGACCAGCAGTTTTCGGTCAAATACAACGACCCGAAAGAGCAACGTATCTTATTCGAGAACCTGATACAGTGGCGACTCAACATCAACAGTGCTCCCGAAGACACCTTGCGTTCGATACGCATCAGCGAGGACCTGTTCCAAATCAACTCCAAGTTTGGTCTCAAAGCCTATAACAACTGGTACTACACGGCTACGCTGAATTTCAAGACCCAGTTCTTCACCAGCTATACGGCCAACACCAACGACAAATCGGCCTCGTTCCTGTCGCCGGCCGAGTTGAACCTGGGTCTAGGTATGTCGTACCAGTACAAGAACGACAAAAAACAGTTCGAGACCTCGGTATCGCTCTCGCCACTCTCCTACAACCTGCAATTTGTGATTGACGACGACATGAACCCCTCCAACTTCGGTATCAAGTCGGGCAAGAGCATGAACCAGTACGGTTCGTCGTTCGAAGGGCGCATCAAGTGGGAGTTCTACCACAACATGGTATGGACCTGCCGGTTGTTCTACTTTACCAACTACGAGCATGTGCAGGGCGACTGGGAGAATACGTTCGATTTCATACTCAACCGCTTCTTCTCGACACGGCTCTTCGTACACCTGCGCTACGACGATGCCTTGGCTCTGAATAAAGATCTGGGGCATTTCCAGTTGAAGGAGTTGCTCAGTTTTGGATTTAATTACAAGTTCTGATGAAACCGGCGGCTTGGCTTCTCGTGTGTGCAGGTTTTCTCTTCTGCTCCTCATCGATAACCGACGACGAATGTCGCTACGACAGCAAGCCGCCCTATCGCAGTTTTATCCTTGAAAATTACAGTGAAGAGAGTGCCAAGCACTACTTCGACACGGCCCCTATCGATAACTGGGAGGGTATATGGCTCATGACCGAGAATGGCGAGCGGGTGTCGATCGAGCGATTCAAGGATGCCCGATTTTCCGAAATCTTTACGCACCGCATTGTCAAACTGGAATCGGGAGTACACGGCGAGATACCCATGGGTACCGTCATCGGCTATCTGAGCCGTGGCGTTGCCGCCAACACTTGCTTCGTGTGGCTTTATAAAAAGAGGTTGACGGGGGCCATTCTCTACAAACCCGAGCGATTTTCGGCCCGCTTGACTCCCGACCTGACCGGCATTCTGTTCTCGGGCAACAAGGCCAAGAATCTGGAAGACCTCTTCGACCCTCGTTCGGGATTTGTCAAACTATATCCCAAACAGGTATCGGAAGATACCGAGAATCGAGAAATACGTTATCTGTAATTGACGCCCCTCCCCCTTAAAATTTACGGAAAACAAAACGCTCGTTCTCGCCTCGTGTAAGAATCATTTGC
It contains:
- a CDS encoding DUF3078 domain-containing protein, encoding MSPRITAFLIGLLSVTASLATVVAPADSTIITTGDSIVAAPSTPDSIAQLATDSLALPLTALDSMRLQQKADQNLLSLIETDTTDQTLPVIKMLRLLEYADSLKAAQGNNEMPVNPLFLPIVFKEQMSTPLQHISLPDDNPFKPKELTVDDLWLQKETQSEKTRNMAQNYVIVNYPKMIRYNLDNLPEVPKQYMIENDPVKHILSIKEKPLVIKNDVGKENIKLKRWIVNFQSSIQFSQVYVSENWYQGGTSNVNLLSDQQFSVKYNDPKEQRILFENLIQWRLNINSAPEDTLRSIRISEDLFQINSKFGLKAYNNWYYTATLNFKTQFFTSYTANTNDKSASFLSPAELNLGLGMSYQYKNDKKQFETSVSLSPLSYNLQFVIDDDMNPSNFGIKSGKSMNQYGSSFEGRIKWEFYHNMVWTCRLFYFTNYEHVQGDWENTFDFILNRFFSTRLFVHLRYDDALALNKDLGHFQLKELLSFGFNYKF